The Trichosurus vulpecula isolate mTriVul1 chromosome 9, mTriVul1.pri, whole genome shotgun sequence region tccttcataggtcctttgtagttgatttgagtttcagcagaaacaagagaatgttgtatacggtaacagcaatattgtttgaagaataactgaaTGATTAAGCTATTATGAGTAttacaaatactcaaatcaatCATAAAGATTCTAGGGAAtaaaaatgtacatttggcatttgaacaacatggccagcctattggagttgtgctctctgcagtagggtTCGAATggttggcagttcagctcaagaaaggactcCATGACTGTACTTTATCTTACCAGAGGATCTTCAGAATAtctctaagacaattcaaatggaaatgattcagtttcccgGCATGGCGCTTgtagattgtccaggtttcaccggcataaacaatgaagtcagcacaacaaCTGTAAAGCTTCAGCTTGGTAGGCAGCCCGATACCACTTCCCTCCCACACATTCTTTCAGGGTCTCCCAAACActtctagctctggcaatgtatgtgtcaacctcatcaccCCAGGGAAGTATTATCTGCAGCATTCAAAATATCACCACCTGGTGTAACTGATGTCTCCTCATACGGATGGTGCGGTGCTGATTGGtgaagaacctctgttttcttggctgtaattgtcaggccaaaattagcacaagcagcagagaatcagtCCATACTGTGCTGCATCTTAGCCTCAGAGGCCACTTTGGGAGCACAGTCATCTATGAacgaaaagtttaaaaaacacaGTAGAGTTTAATGAATGCTCATTGTAGATGATGATGTAGTACCAATAACAGTGGATTTGGAGTGACAAGGCCTGATTAAGTCCACTCGTTCgctgtttgatcttgggcaaaccTTTGCAACTTTTCCAGCCCTTAatcttctaaaataatttttggactAAATGTTCTCTAAGCTGCCTTCCAGCTCTGGTATTCTGTGATAGCATGAAGTAGGTTTTctaggtatttattaagccctctaGAAATGTGAGCCACTGAGGCTTGTTTGAACCTGGATAAATATGTTGGGGTggtgaagaaggaggaagggtagTGGATACAATATGTTTTGTCCTAGGCTGCCTAATCCCATCAGAAATAACCACAAACCCACGTGCCCTCTAGGCTCACCCAGGTATCTTCCTTTCCAGTCGCAAAATCCACCACAGCCCTGCCAGTGTGTCAAAAGATTCTGAATGTACATGGTGTACCTGTATCAGAGCTGAGAAGATTTTCTCCACAGCTGGTAATTAGAAAGTCACTATCCATAATTAATGCTGGGCTAATCAGAGTGCCAATAATTATATGGAGCAGAATGTAGCAATTATTCATGAAAGATTATCCCCAAAGACAGACACCATTTAAATCCTGGCATGGATGACAGGTCACCTTGGTAACTTGTAACTTTCAGTGATATTTAGCAGGGGAGTTAATTGTTGTTCTCCAAGGTAATAAACCTGCAGTGGGCTAATCTGGGACCTGTCTAACTGGTCCTGTCCTATAGGTAAGAAAGCCCATATGCATTCGAGGGAATAGGAATCAGCACTCTGTAGTTAAAGTGCTTTGATTGGATTAATTAATCAAAATAGAGTTTGTAGAAAGAATTAATTAAAGAGCACAACAGGAGATGTAATGACATAGAGATTTTTACAGCAGAGTGGAAAGGATGACTTCCCTCTATTCTGATTTAGTACCTACTTCAGAGATGTTTTCCACCAAACTAGTTCTGGTCTTTCATTCAAGCCTTAACTCAAGtcccacctccttcatgaagcctttctagaACGATTCAATTCACAGAAGTCTCTCCCTCCTGGGAGGGAGCATGAGGTAATGGAAGAGCCTTGCCTTTGTCATAATAGCAGCTTAgctctggaagggacttcaggaaCCATTGAGTCTAACTACTCCTCAAATCCTGAATCTAATCCTTGATGTTCTTCATGTGAGGTCATGCTCAATTTAAAGACTTCCAGGCATGTGTAGCATTTCCCCCCTCCAGGCTGGCTTCCAACCCTATTTCCCATAACTCCCCCATCATAATCTTGGTGTTTAATACGAATTGGAccattaattgttccttaaattcACTTTCCCCTCTCTCACTTCTGTGTTTTCATACAGGTCATCTCCAATGCACAGAACACAGTCCTTTTTCCTCCACAGCTTcaaatccttctctttcccccaaggTTCGGCTTCAGAGCCATATTTTCTGTATAGTCTTCCACGATGGCCCTAACTTAGTATTTTCTTCCCAatcaaacatctttttttaaaggttattttaattgtttgtttttgggtaGCTATATTGTTCAACCCACACAAAGGAGGAACAGGAAACATTTGCTACCCAAACATCTTTAGGGAAATTTATCTTGATCTCTCCTTTACTTCTATCACTTCTAATCTTATATAACAGATCCATGGAATGGCTCCATTCACTTCTCACTTGGGTCTATGGACACCTACTTACTCTCTGGATTGATTTGTTCCCTCTACTATCTCATACTGTCAGTTCTACATTCCCAGGGAAGGACCACTACTATATGGTTATATTCAAACTCTTTCATCATGCTAGGGGCAATCCTATTGAGGGGAATATATTTCTTCTACTCATAACTCTAGCTTTTGTACTTCCATCAATGTGCTTCTATTTGCCCAGCCAGTCCTTCAAAATGACACTTTTAGAtcttaaaaataatgacaaaagaaATCATAACATCATAGGTTATATATAAAAGTAAAtgcatacataataaatatatcacAATCCACACATAATCTGGGATCACATTCTCTCACCAACACACTTAGTATCCCTAGCGGGAGAATAGGCACACACTTACAGAAACTTGTCAAGGAGACTTTATGAGTAAGAAAAACCCTCTTGGTCAGAGTATTTCACAACTTTAGAACTATAAACTCCAGTATTCTCTTTCTGTCATGGAAACTATCAATAAAAGTTCTGTGATAATTATAGCTTCTATGCTGAATAGATACTTCAGCTGCTGAGCTGAATTGATTTATGCTGTGGTTAACTAATACCTCACTAGGCATGACATGTCACCCAAATGATTTGCTCTACTGGGTGACTTCTCTGATTctctattttcaatttattcctCTAATCAACTAGACTTACTCTTCAGCAGCAACTGTAATATCTATCACTTAAAGATTCAAACTTAGCTGTTGCACTTACGAATTCTGTCTTTTCAACtttgcttctttctgtctctgaccttctttccctgtttctctgtttctctatctctgtttctctgtgtctgtctctctgtctttctgtctctttctgtctctctatctctgtctgtctttctctctttctgtctgtctgtctctgcccccccatctctctgtgcctttctgtctctgtgtctgtgtctgtgcctctgtctctctctctatttctgtctctctctgtgtctctcttgtctctgtctctctcctctctctctcttatgtatatatatatatatatatatatatacatatatatatatatgtatgtatgtatatataattataaaataagggggtttaGAGATGATGGCTTCTATAGTGCCTTCCAAATTTAAATCTATTGCCCCAAGGTTATCTGTGAATTTAATTAAGGACAGAAGTCATAGTATAATATGTGCCTCagtcatttgaaagaaaaaaaaagtagcagaGCATTGTTAAGTAAACATAAGCAAAGATTATGTGCATTCAAGCACTGTTCCTACCACCCAGGTCACTGACTAATtccgtgactttgggcaagttacctttccttgtctataaaatgagaaagggggtgttggactagattggcctctaaggctctttccacttCCCTTTGCCTCTTCTTATCTTCTTCCAGGCTCAGTCCATGGGAAGCCTTCATGAATCCTCCATCCTGGGCTTCCCCCCATACTGTTAATGCTCTCTCCTTAATTGTTGAAGGAACGCTCTGAGCGTGTTTAGCTTGCAGAAGTAAAGGCcgaggggtgggagtggaggtggggatggTCGCCATGGTCATCCATCAAAAGAGTTGTTTTGGGAATGAGGCATTGGACTCAGAGGAAAAAGCAAGAACACTGAGTGAAAGTTGAAAAGAGATTTAGGCTGGCTATGAGGAAAGACTTCCTCACACTgtgagctgtccaaaagtgaaatgggctgcctccagAGGCAGTTGGTTGAcccctctttggaggtcttcagcCAGAGGCTGGATAACCATTTGTCACCTAAGTTACATTAGGTATTCCTTTCATGTACGGGTAGGACTAGGTgacttaaggtcctttccaattctcaaattctatgattctgtgaaatcgCCTTGCATTTATGGACCTACATATATGAAATACCCAGTAGATATAGCAGATgctatattttataatttattattttataattattttataattatatatagagagagatatagatatagatatataagagagagagagaggagagagagacagagacaagagagacacagagagagacagaaatagagagagagggccttgagagcagagattttttgtgtatgtgggttTGGTTTGGggtgtttgttttttgtcctaGATTGCCTCTCAGGTCCCTCTCAACTTTCAtattctctgggcctccatttttgCCTCTGCGAAATGAGGGTGTTTGACTAGAATGACCCCTAGTGTCCCTGCCAACGCTAAGATTCTGAGATTCAGAAGAAGTGCAATCATCACAAACTTATAAGGCTCATCCAGATACAGTTTTTATTAGTATTATGAGGTTTCCAAAGGGACCAGTGTGAATGTACAAGTCACACTTTATATTAAAATGTTCATATGTACAAACGTTCCTGCCCATAGCCAACATCACTACACCACAAGAGAGCTTTGCTTAGAAAAGTAGCTTTTCCACTTtcatttaatttgcttttttcagCCAAGGAGGGGTTTTATGGGATTTGAAGGCATTAGCACACTGCCAGGGGATGCCCGTATAGGGGACAGAACAGGGAAATGAACACAGCGAGAGACATGTCGGGGAGCAGAGGGACTGAAGAGTGTCTCTGCTCAGGGGGAAGGAAAGACAATGACCGAATCATTGAGGGTCCTCAGGGAGCCCCACAGTGACCTGTTGATTCTTTCCTGGGGTTTCCTTCCCCCAGTGATGTGCCTGAGCTTGGCTGCTCCTCTCCACCCCATTCCCCTGCCCAAGCTTTGCCCACTGCCTGCCGTTTGTCTTCCCTTCCATGCCTTACCTCTTGCTCACACTCAAAGGGGAGAACATGAGGATTCTGTGGGTTACCAAGGGTGACTTGGGTAGacacagggaaggagggagggcaatGGGGCATTGTAAACGGGCCAGCTCCTGCTTTTGACCCTTTCACAGCATCTGTCTTGAttaagggaaggagagacagatcATGCCCACCTTCTTGGCCATCACTCCTTCCTGAGAATCCTACCCTTGCCAGAAAGGAACTGGCCCAAATCTAATGGAACCCAGAAAACAGAAGGCGGAAACATCTCAGCTACCATCAGACAGCCTGGGATGGGCTGGACTGGGCTGGACTGAGATGGGGAAAGGTTTTGGCTTCATGGACTATGTTCAGAGGCTTTAGCACATCGCCTTTCCGGCTTGGGTCAGGCccatctgccccctcttcacaTCCTTTCCTGTAACATAGGGTCCAGTCCACTCACACATAGGGGCAAAGGGTCCCTTACTGCTTTCTATTCAGACCTTTACTCCCTAACCCAAGATATGCCAAGGATGAGCCGAAATAACCCAGGGGACCTTGGAAAGGGGCGTGGGGACACAGGGCTTTCAATAATAGGGGGTAGAATCTACCTCACCACCACCCAGTCTTCATCCCCTTGCCCTTGGGGACCTGGTGCCTAGGGATCAGGGACATTCCAGCCATGTCACTAGCAGGGGATCAAGAAGACTAAGTGAAGGGGAACAAACAACCCAGGTTGTATTATTCACAGCACACTCAGAAACCATCTGCAGAGGCTTGAACCTTCCCTCTTCACCAGGCTGGGCTTTAGTCCTCTTCCCCATcagctccctctcctccccagagTGACCTCCTCCCTGGGTGCTGCCTCTTCTCAGGCCCCGGGCCCCTGCTGATCTCCCCCAAGAGCTCTAGTAAGAGGCCACAGTGGGAGGACCCCCGGAGGCtgcaggggaaggcagggcctTGGCTGTCCGGGCCCAGGTTCCGTTTGCCCGGGTGCTGCCGTTTGGAAATGTCACCTTCACTGTCCTTGACCCAGGAGGCCCGCCGGCCCGGATGCTGCCTCTTCTGCTTGCTGTCAGCCTCCCAGGCCTCCTCCTCACGCTTGCCTGGGTGCTGGCGTCTGTGGACCTCCACAACGGCCCCTCCATCCCCCACGTCCTCCTCCTCtacctcatcttcttcctcccttttgccTGGGTGCTGCCTCTTCTCAAAGGCCTCAGAGAATCTCTTCCCAGGGTGTTGCTTCTTCACGAGCCAGTCTAGCTGGGGGGCCTGCAActctgggaaaggaaaaaagcaaatgaatgaaaaccATGTTGACCTCAACACCAGCATTTTGTGCACTTGAGCTTATGAGATAAAATCATAGCAGGGCTCCATTGACGCCCAATACCTCCCCTATTGCCCATCACAGTGCCTAAGGTTCTGCCATTAGAACTTCATTGTTTTGGGTTGTTTTCTTGCCCATGAAATGAATTTGCCCTACAGTGTGAGTAACTGATCACAATTGTCTGTCTCACAATTTTGCTGCATACCAGCTAGTTGCTCTACTGGCACCTTTGAGGTTGGGAAGGGAAGCTCAAGCGGCTTGTATGTGAACCCAGTGAGTGGTTCCCATGATGGCAGCAGAAGGGACAAAATGAAGGCCATGGGATGGGCTGTGACTGGGATGGGGTAGAAACAGGGTGCGCTGCAGCCAGCTCCTACCGGCTCCTGAGAACCAAGTGTCAAacacatttacaccttggaaatcggCAAATGCTGCAAATCTGCCCTTGCTGATTGTCTGGATTTAAGAAAGgggtggagaaaatattaatccTGTGAATTACACTTAAAAGTCTGTCGTAGGTATGGTTTTCTTTCCAGAGGgctggctgttaaacatttatcagggtACCACGAGATAGAAGGGTCACAGGTGCTGATGTTGTCAGACCTGACTGTCCCCTACAGACTCACATACACCCATCTGCCTATGCACACACTCACCTTCATACACATACACCCAGGCCCCTACACCCATTACACACGGCCGGAAAACCTGTTTTCACTCAGAAGCATGCTCTCTCAAAAGATCatggatttggagatggaaggaagCTTCAAAGTCATCTCGAATAACCCCTCAGATGAGgaaagggttaagtaacttgcccaaagccacacaggtgAACCTAGACCCCAGGAGTTAAGCCtagaccttctgactccaaatccacctcTCCTTCTACTGTTCTACAAATGTCTTCTCAATCGAAGCATGTTCATATGACTAGACTATCCTCATATCTAGACACAGACTCATGTAGGAACTCATGTAACACGTGAACACACTCTAACACATACATGGTGACTGACAGCGACACACTCTCATACACACCCCGTGCCCCCTAATTGTACTCACAAAGATTAAGTAGGCTCAATTCACCCAATTATGCCAAGCCCAGGACATTCAGAAATACCAGCCTCAACCCATTGGTCAGAGGGCTTCTTGGACAACAGAGAATTAGGCTGATTCTTTGGGGAAATCATTTCATAAAGCTATCTCCATATTGTCGACCACATGAAAAAGGCTGGATTGATAAACGATCTATCAAGTATTTTTGACCCATACTTAGCAGCCAAATGGTTTCAGCTGCATGACCCAAAAGAAGTGATACAGCTGGAAAAGGTCCCCCCCCAGGACAGAAGCTTCAAAAGGTCTCTAACCAGGTGAATGACTCCGCAAATAGCTCAAGGGAGAGAACATTAACCTGAATAACTGAAGGCACCTTGTTCCTTCCTGGGTTTTTGGCAAAAGGCTTTCAGAGAGGCAGCCAAGTACCCAGCATAGGGAAAAAGAACCAGGAGTAAGAACACAGGGCTGGCTTTTGGGGAAGAATTAACACTACTAGTCTGTCTCTGATTCCACCAGCCTgtgtcagtcaaccagcatttattatgtgacaggcactgtactaagtgctagggggtataaagaaaggcaaacacaggGTCCTTTTTTGGGAGGAGGTGTCTCATGGGTAGCTGATAACCATCAGTTCTGCCAACCccatacagacacagacacatagacatgCAGTATATTCACAGGTGCCCACACTAATGCATAAATGCAAATACACCTTCACATGCAAGCATGTATCCTTACCCATATGTGTGTCATGCACAGTCCCCCTTCCCCTTGCTAAAAGGGATATGGAGTCAGGGACCAAAGTCAGCTGAGAAGGTATGGAAcagagaggcagctagatgatagcagtggatagagtgctgggcttggcatttggaatacctgagttcaaatctggcttcggacATTAGCTGACCCtaagataagtcacttaacctctctgtagctcagttttctcatctgtaaaacagggataataacagcaccctcCTCACAGACGAATTGTgattatcaaaaaatatttataaggtgttttgcaaaccataaaagcagtatataaatgctattattgttaatGGGCAAGGGCCATTAGGTTGCAGGGTGCCTGGAGGGAGCACTGGGTTCAGGGCAGGTGTTGGTTTGAAATCCCTCAAGTCAGGCAGCAAGATCTCTATCCCTACTCACTCAGCTTTAGTCTAAAAGGATTAGTGTAGTGACAGCCTGTCTATACCCACAGAATTCAAGCCTCAGAGACTCAGAACCTCAAAACTGACCAAAAAGGCATATCAATATTCCATGAATTCTAACTGAAAGTGGGGtggaaggaagagatgaatagCCAAAGACAAGAAATCTTCTGGCCCTTTCAGGTGGGGCTAATCCCTCTGTCCCCAGAAGGGGCCATGCCAAGGGTGCAGCCAGTGTCACCACATATAGAGCCAATACTGGGAtatgggggaagaagaagaagaaaggaaggaatgctAGGAGACTTTTGAAATGTGGGCAAGAGAATTAGGGCATTACTTTGACATTATTAACTGGTTATGTGATTTTGCTTTCTCtaatattcataggatcatagaataagaggatcaaaggatcataaaGTCTTAgagccaactccctcattttacagatgaaggaattgaggctcctgggagttaagtgacctgaccaaggACACGAAGGTGGTAAGatgcagtggtgggatttgaacaggGATCAGAGATTCAGCTCTACCTGAAAGAAATTTGGAAGTTGTCTGACCCAGctctctcatttgacaaatgaggaagttTATGTCTGTAGGGCAAAGGGGTTCAGTGAAATAACCTATAAAGCCCTGCCATCCTATGAGTCTGTGGTTTATTTACAGATATTAGTAATTCAGTGGAAACCCATTAAGCTCTTCCCAGCCCTGAAGTTAGAAAAAAGAGCTTAAGTACCACAACCCAGAGGACAAAtgtggagggggagggacagTAAGGTCAGGAATGAAATCCTTCAGTAGCATACAGTTGACCCAACCCTCACTTTAACAGAATCCCACTGTTCACTCCATGCCCCTCCAAGTTTGAAAAGGCAAAAGCCAAGTTGCAGGAAGGGCAGAAGACCCATCCCCTTACCTGAGTcgttctctctttcctcttctagtTTTTGCAGGTTTGACTGGAGAAGGAGGTGCTCAGCCCTCTGCAAGATCTCTTCCAGGCGACCCCGCTCCTCACTGTCCGCTTCTGCTGCAGCTGGCTGGCCAAGATTTACAGAGATGCTGGACAGAGCCAGAGACAGGAGCAATGGCAGCAGCCACAGGTGTGTCATGGTGGCGCTGGAGCTATCCAGCATTgcatgagaaagaagaggcagGGAATTGGGGGAGAATAGGTGTAGAGCATTAGTATTGAGACCAGATACCCACGGATTTCTGAACAGGAGGGAATAAATCCATATCctatgggggaaagggggaaagacattctctctctctctctctctctctctctctctctctctctctctctctctctctctctctctctctccctctctccctctctctctctctctctctctctctctctctctctctctctctctctgtctgtctctctcttctctctccctacaAATTAAAAAGCTTTATCACTCCCTCCAAGTCATTGTCTCTCTTCACCATGTTCTGcattccctctcttttcctctctttcattctcttctttctccagtgcttgtccttttctttcttccttctctcttcctctttcttcctccttcagtCACTCTCCACCTCTCATTTTACTTCCTTCCCAGTCCcccatattttctctctccctctttcattttcttatccCTCTCTTTCTTGATTCCATTCTCCTTCActaccctcttcctctctctc contains the following coding sequences:
- the TRH gene encoding thyrotropin releasing hormone produces the protein MTHLWLLPLLLSLALSSISVNLGQPAAAEADSEERGRLEEILQRAEHLLLQSNLQKLEEERENDSELQAPQLDWLVKKQHPGKRFSEAFEKRQHPGKREEEDEVEEEDVGDGGAVVEVHRRQHPGKREEEAWEADSKQKRQHPGRRASWVKDSEGDISKRQHPGKRNLGPDSQGPAFPCSLRGSSHCGLLLELLGEISRGPGPEKRQHPGRRSLWGGEGADGEED